The genomic region CTGTGTCACCTCCGAGCACAGTTCGCTGGCCAGGTACTTCGCCATTCCGGCGGCGACGTCGTTGCGGTCACCGGAGTCCTTCAGCCGTGCGGCGTTGACCATCATCAGATGCGCGGCCTCGACTTTCGTGGCCATCTCGGCCAGCTGGAACGCAATGGCCTGATGCTCGGCGATCGGTCGGCCGAAAGTGTGTCGCTGCTGGGCGTATCGCACCGCCAGTTCGAACGCCCGGATACCCACCCCGCACGCCCTGGCAGCTACGTTGACGCGGCCGACCTCGATGCCGTCCATCATCTGGAAGAAGCCCTGACCCGGTGCCTCGCCGAGGATGTCGTCGGCCTTGGCGACGTAGCCGTCGAAGATCAGCTCGGTGGTGTCGATCCCCTTGTAGCCGAGCTTGTCGAGCTTGCCGGGGATCGTCAGCCCGGGCGCGACTTCGCCGAAGCCGACCGGCTTTTCGACCAGGAACGCGGTCAGGTTGCGATGCGGTTTGTCCGCGCCCTCGTCGGTCCGCACCAGCACGGCGATCAGCGTGGAACTTCCGCCGTTGGTCAGCCACATCTTCTGGCCGTCGATCGTGTAGGAGCCGTCGGCACCGCGGGTGGCCCTGGTGCGAATCGCCGCCACGTCCGAGCCGAGTTCCGGTTCGGACATCGAGAACGCGCCGCGTGTCTCACCGACCGCCATCCGCGGCAGGTACCGCTGTTTCTGCGCATCGGTGCCGTGCTGGCGCAGCATGTAGGCGACGATGAAGTGGGTGTTGAGCACACCGGAGATGCTCATCCACCCGCGCGCGAGTTCCT from Mycobacterium sp. IDR2000157661 harbors:
- a CDS encoding acyl-CoA dehydrogenase family protein produces the protein MTRLAQTLGLTEVQTEILATVRQFVDKEIIPNAPEFERTDTYPQPIVDAMREMGLFGLMIPEEYGGLGESLLTYALCVEELARGWMSISGVLNTHFIVAYMLRQHGTDAQKQRYLPRMAVGETRGAFSMSEPELGSDVAAIRTRATRGADGSYTIDGQKMWLTNGGSSTLIAVLVRTDEGADKPHRNLTAFLVEKPVGFGEVAPGLTIPGKLDKLGYKGIDTTELIFDGYVAKADDILGEAPGQGFFQMMDGIEVGRVNVAARACGVGIRAFELAVRYAQQRHTFGRPIAEHQAIAFQLAEMATKVEAAHLMMVNAARLKDSGDRNDVAAGMAKYLASELCSEVTQQSFRIHGGYGYSKEYEIERLMRDAPFLLIGEGTSEIQKNIISKRLLADYRI